A part of Numenius arquata chromosome 2, bNumArq3.hap1.1, whole genome shotgun sequence genomic DNA contains:
- the NDUFB2 gene encoding NADH dehydrogenase [ubiquinone] 1 beta subcomplex subunit 2, mitochondrial, with protein MLASLGRSAGRLLRAGSGATGLRHAGGGVHIPPRYRQFPQLTRKQVIQSEILSGFMWFWILWHFWHSSDMVLGHFPYPDPAAWTDEELGIPPDDAE; from the exons ATGCTGGCCTCGCTGGGGCGGTCGGCGGGACGGCTGCTGCGGGCCGGGAGCGGCGCCACCGGGCTGCGGCA CGCGGGCGGCGGGGTGCACATCCCGCCGCGGTACCGGCAGTTCCCGCAGCTGACGCGGAAGCAGGTGATCCAGAGCGAAATCCTCAGTGGCTTCATGTGGTTCTGGATCCTCTGGCATTTCTGGCACAGCTCGGACATGGTGCTG GGCCACTTCCCCTACCCCGACCCTGCGGCCTGGACGGACGAGGAGCTGGGGATCCCTCCGGACGACGCGGAATAG
- the LOC141478378 gene encoding uncharacterized protein encodes MRERLPPRRSCGSGWCGASSGGHTDALFNVVAFSGEAESGQGGEEEGASFRGPAGPSLVTEAAAWIQSLRFGNGTNAAGGLAAAFEDPACQSVSLFTAKLPEQESEEICQLRMENKLHPGSRERFLIEFDKSRTQKGKVQLRIQETPLYDILHYEDARQQPLAPGDRVLAPWEARAERFGPATVLKVMENKEARLAHNRRGVLVNFWNGQTKEVSSDQALRIPLPLSERIILELQMPLAARQMVVDSSLDYPYIVTPGYRASGYYREGHSNLDYWPRGLHLTQPCTKCSCRCPSFPHCCLAAWEATRPTGCEVQQEDAFIPGTSSTKEELSKKIEEQLSEVRISSSESVPREEEKKEDKRLKTENTPKDVQSCLEEDNEVIEPKKSPQREMAHAVVDTAVNTDHWLMETVHKEEADSRQQDAETEAKHKHEINP; translated from the exons ATGCGGGAGCGGCTTCCGCCGCGGCGTTCCTGTGGGAGCGGCTGGTGCGGAGCCTCCTCCGGCGGCCATACCGACGCCCTCTTCAATGTCGTGGCTTTCTCCGGAGAGGCGGAGAGCGGGCAGGGGGGCGAGGAGGAGGGCGCCAGCTTCCGGGGGCCAGCAGGGCCCTCTCT TGTCACTGAAGCAGCAGCCTGGATTCAATCCCTGCGGTTTGGGAACGGCACAAATGCTGCGGGTGGCTTGGCTGCAGCGTTTGAGGACCCGGCCTGCCAGTCAGTGTCTCTGTTCACTGCCAAACTCCCAGAGCAAGAGTCAGAGGAAATCTGCCAACTTCGTATGGAGAACAAGTTGCATCCA GGCTCCAGGGAACGCTTTTTAATTGAGTTTGACAAAAGTCGCACTCAGAAAGGCAAGGTACAGCTTCGCATTCAGGAAACACCTCTCTACGACATTCTCCACTACGAAGATGCCAGGCAACAGCCTCTTGCTCCAGGAGACAGGGTCTTGGCACCATGGGAGGCTAGAGCTGAACGTTTTGGCCCAGCCACTGTGCTAAAGGTTATGGAGAACAAGGAGGCGCGTTTAG CACACAACAGAAGGGGAGTGCTTGTGAATTTCTGGAATGGGCAGACTAAGGAGGTGTCTTCTGACCAAGCTCTGCGGATCCCTCTGCCCTTAAGTGAACGCATCATCCTAGAACTGCAGATGCCTTTAGCAGCCAGGCAGATGGTGGTAGATTCAAGCTTGGATTACCCATACATCGTGACGCCGGGTTATAGAGCCTCAGGCTATTACAGAGAGGGTCACTCAAACCTGGACTACTGGCCAAGGGGTCTGCATTTGACTCAGCCATGCACTAAGTGCAGCTGTAGGTGCCCCTCGTTTCCCCATTGCTGCCTTGCAGCCTGGGAAGCCACACGGCCTACAGGGTGTGAAGTGCAGCAGGAAGATGCCTTCATCCCAGGAACAAGCTCAACTAAAGAAGAGCTCAGCAAGAAAATAGAAGAGCAACTGTCTGAAGTGAGGATTTCCTCTTCAGAAAGTGTtcccagagaggaagagaaaaaggaagataagAGATTGAAGACAGAAAACACTCCAAAAGATGTTCAGTCTTGTTTGGAAGAGGACAATGAGGTTATAGAACCAAAGAAG AGTCCTCAGAGGGAGATGGCTCATGCTGTGGTCGATACTGCTGTCAACACAGACCACTGGTTAATGGAGACAGTCCACAAGGAAGAAGCAGACAGCAGACAGCAGGATGCTGAAACTGAGGCTAAACACAAACATG